In Isosphaera pallida ATCC 43644, the sequence GGGCCAGCTGCGTGAACGCTGCCGCAAGTTGGAAAATGAGTTGGAGGAGGCCCGCAAGCAAACCCTGGATATCACCGCTGAAGCCGAACGGCGGGTCTTGGAGCTCCAAGTGGCGCTCTCTGAGCGGGCCGAGGAGCTTCGTCGGGAACGGGAAGGCCGCGAGCGGGATCGCCAAGAGGCCGAGCGGCGTCACGCTGTGCTTCAAGAGTTTGTGGAGGGATTGCAGACGCGTCGAGAGGCGCAGACGGCCCAGGGGATTGATTCGCGGGCGACAGCTCCAGGTGAGGCGGCGCGGGTGTTCGAAGCCGCGATGGCCGACCAGGACGCGACCCCCCGAGTCCCTCCCGATTGGTCGTCGGCGTCGGAGTCTGCCGACGCTGCGCGGTCCACCGCGGCTCGCCGGGAAGTCACGCCTTGGGACCACTTGGTTCCCGACGTGTCGTCCACCGCCAAGACCGACTCGGGAGAAGTTCCGGCCATCGGCGAACTCGGCGTTGGCTCACGCTTGGGCAAATGTCTGTTGGCTCACGTTCTTGGCCAAGGCGGTTTCGGAGTGGTCTATCTGGCGACCCATCTAAGCTTGAATATTCCAGTCGCCGTCAAGGTCCTTCGCCTGGACGCGGCCGCGGGTCCCTCCCAGACTTCCCGGCTCGCCGAGTTTCGCCGCGAGGCCCGGTTGTTGGCCCAGTTGAATCACCCCAACGTGGTGCGGTTGTGGGACTTTGACGAGTCGCCCCCGTATCCCCACCTCACGATGGAGTATGTACATGGTCCCAGCCTGGCAGAATTGATTCGGCAAAGCGGCCGGCTCTCGGTCGATCGGGTGGTTGAACTTGGTCTTCAGGCGACGCGGGGCTTGGCCGCCGGCTATGAACTGGGGATCATCCACCGCGATGTGAATCCCGCCAATCTGCTCATCCATCGCGACGGCACCGCCAAGCTAACCGACTTTGGTTTGGCCCGGTTGCATGATCCCCAGGAGCGTCCCGCCTCCGGAAGTCAAGGACGATTCGACGCTGGACGCGGTGGCGCAGGATTCGGTTCAAGCCGCAGCGGATCTCAAACCCTTTGGCGTGGGACCGCGTTGTACATGGCTCCCGAACAAGCCTCTAGGCCCCACGAGGTGGATCACCGGGCCGACATCTACGCGCTCGGCGCGACCTTGTATCACGCGGTCACTGGACGGACACCGTTCCAGGGCCGCACGCCGATGGAGGTGTTGATTGAACACGCTCACACGCCTCCTCGTCCCCCCGTCGAACTGGTGCCCGACTTGCCGCATGGCTTGTCCGACTTGATTGTGACGATGTTGTCCAAGAGACCCGAGGATCGTCCCCAAACCTATGACGAGGTGGAAGACCAATTGTCCAGCTTTCGGGATGCCAAACCCCTACGACAAGGTGGGATCGAACCCGCCGTCACGACTCCGCGTTCGTCATTGTGGCGTTCATTGATGTCCAGCCGCCGCGACACGACCAACCGCAGCGACTGGGCAGGGTGAGGGAAGTTTGGATTCAAGGTGACTGGCGTTCCCGAGGTGACACCTTGAGTCCTAGGTGGTTGGGACAAGGTCGCTCCAAACCAGGTTTGCCTTGATGGATTGGCCGGTTGAGAATGCGGGCGGCTCCCTGGTTGTCTCGGACGACCAGGCTGGTGGAGCCGCCGCCATCCAGATTGAGGCCGTCCCACGCCCCCAACTTGCGCAGCCAGTCGGCGGTCTCGCGTTGCATCGCGCCCATGCTGTGCAGAGGTTGACGGCCGTCGATGGCGAGCAGGATCAGGAATTGGCCGTCTTGGGAGACTCCAACCGCCGAGCGGGGATGCACTGGGTCGTCGCCGGGCAAAATCTCGCCTGCTTTAAGGATGATCTTGAAGCCGCCGCAGGCGGTCCAAATCCCCTCCAGCCCCTGTTCGCCGCCCTCGATTAGCGCCTGTTGGGATACGATCCGCGCGTGGTTGGATCGGTCCAAGACCAGCGCGTCGTAAGCAGGGTCGGGTGGAGAAATGACCATGCCTTCGCGGATCGCTAGACCAACGATGTCCTGGGGCACTCCGGAGTCGTTGACCACGGGGCCGAACGGAGCGCAGTTGATGGCGGCGTCGAGTCCCTCGGCGGCGAGAAACGCCGAGGTGGTGACGCTGTCGGCCTCCAGGGGGCGTTCGCCGTTCGAGGGGCTGACCACGAAGCTCAGGCCCGGGGTAGTCAGGTCGATCCGCAGCGCCTGGCCGCGTAGCCTCCGTGGCGTCTCGGCGGCTAGAGCCAGATGATCGACACCGCGAAAGAGAGGACGCCAGGCGTGCTTGAGGGTATCAGCGTCAAGTTGGTCGATGCGGACGGCCGGAGCCTCGAGCGCGTCCTGGCCCCGAACCGACTGGGCCGGAACCCACGCGAAAACCAGTCCGCCGATCATCAACCCCCAAACAATCCACGCCGCCGTCGCCCGATGGCGACGGCGGCGGAGTTGGGAAGCTTCTTGATGTTGAAACTGAGTCATGCCTTGGTCTCCAACACGCCCGCGACGATCGTGTTGTGGTCCACCTTCTGGCGAACCTGGTCGGCCGCAGTGGTCAGACGTTGGGGGTGGGAGATGACGAACTTGCTTTCGGGGTGGCCCATCGCGGCGCATTGGGTTTGCACACATTCCAGCTCGAAGCCGGCAAAATGGCTGAAAAATCCGGCGAAGGTGCCAGCCAGCAGGCTGTCGGCGGGGGTTTCCGAAGCCCCGATCAGGCTGGCCATGATCGCGTTCTTGACGGTGACGACCAGCACCCCTTTGTCGTAGTGCGAGCAATCCAACGAAAGGCGTCCCCAACCGTGATGGCTGGCGGCCTCGGTCAGACAGGCCTCGAACAACGACATCGGGGCGTTGACCAACGGTCCGCCGTAAAACTCGGACAACTCGGTCTCGAATCGCTTAGCAAATCCCTTGCCCCAGGTCTTGCCGCAGGAATAAAAGACCCCATCGGCGGCCGGCCCGCATTCGTCGATGATCGCTTTGCGGAAACCGATTAGGAAGTCGCTTGTCAGGCAGCAAATCCGGGTGCCGACCCGGTTGCGCGTGACACCCGTCTTGACGTCGGTATGGGTGTAGCTTCCTTCGGCGTAGTAGTTGCCGCGGGCGGCGGGAACGGTGGTGGATGTGGTCGAAGTCGCCATGAATGGGCGAAGCCTCCGAAGGAATGGATGAATGGGAGTGGGAGCAGAACAGTCAGGGCGGATAGAAAGATGGAAGGTACCGGGGGATCCCTGTGGCGAAACCGCTAGGCAGGATGAGTTGGGAGGGGGCTGAAAGCGGTGGATTGAATCGAAAGGTGCCGTTGTGGTGTTAATTCAATTCAATTCAATCCATCCGCCTTGCTCCAGGGGACTAGGGGGGTTGAAATGTCGGGGTGTGGCGCGACGCCATCGCGGCGCGGCCTTAGACCAGCACGGTGGCCGGTTCGGGAAAGTCGCTGAGGATGTCGATCGCTTTGCGCATGTGCGGTTCGATCAGCGCGGCGGCTTCGGCGGAGACGGCCTGCTTGACGCCGTCCCAGACGTGGGCGTAGCTTTCGCGGACGAAGCCCGGTGGGAAGCCCAGCGATCCCAAAATGGTGCGGAACCAGACGTAGAGCCGTTCTTCGCCCAGGTCCGGGTCGTCCAGAATCATCGAGTGGACCGCGTACCGCAGCACCAGCGAGAAGTCACGCATCGCCTTAGACCAGGCTCGTTCGTGCATGGTGTCCAGTCGCGGATAGCGCGCCTTGAGTTGCTCGACGGCGTAGCGGACGATCTCATCTTCATGCTTTTCGACTTGTTGAGCTGCGTCGAGCCGGATTGGCAGAGAGCGGGCGTATTCCATCGCCTTGGCTTGTTCCTCGGCGGTGAAATAGCGGCCTTCGCTGTCATTGATGAGTTGCTGTAGAATGGCGGGCATGGCGGGAACTCCCAAGGAAGATGAACCGGAACGAAGGAGGACTCGGCTTGGCGAACTTCAGGGACACCCTCTCATGATGAAACGATGGCGATCGAATCGGGAAGGACCCAGCTCAATCCCACTTGAACATGCTCATAAAGGTGTCAACTGAGAGTGGATGTTTCTCGAATTTGACGACGGCTTCGCGGTTGCGCCGGGAAGTACGAGGCATGTCAGGGCGATGTTCATTACGCCAGTTGAAAACTTGGGCCAGGAACGTGCCGATGGGTTGATT encodes:
- a CDS encoding phycocyanin; amino-acid sequence: MPAILQQLINDSEGRYFTAEEQAKAMEYARSLPIRLDAAQQVEKHEDEIVRYAVEQLKARYPRLDTMHERAWSKAMRDFSLVLRYAVHSMILDDPDLGEERLYVWFRTILGSLGFPPGFVRESYAHVWDGVKQAVSAEAAALIEPHMRKAIDILSDFPEPATVLV
- a CDS encoding serine/threonine-protein kinase, with the translated sequence MPEPSSNAGVTSPRRPFDFASRDSKGESLGWTESKRALGRALAVWEGLLADNPEGSASGDPLVLTVPRDAVETLGNTVRQLVTAAETKMDRLRAEINQQIRRHESEQAALMRQIQWARDEMAVREQAHQSERKRWENQKQSLNSLVDRLLRELEDENNAAGTPQLIAEMGQLRERCRKLENELEEARKQTLDITAEAERRVLELQVALSERAEELRREREGRERDRQEAERRHAVLQEFVEGLQTRREAQTAQGIDSRATAPGEAARVFEAAMADQDATPRVPPDWSSASESADAARSTAARREVTPWDHLVPDVSSTAKTDSGEVPAIGELGVGSRLGKCLLAHVLGQGGFGVVYLATHLSLNIPVAVKVLRLDAAAGPSQTSRLAEFRREARLLAQLNHPNVVRLWDFDESPPYPHLTMEYVHGPSLAELIRQSGRLSVDRVVELGLQATRGLAAGYELGIIHRDVNPANLLIHRDGTAKLTDFGLARLHDPQERPASGSQGRFDAGRGGAGFGSSRSGSQTLWRGTALYMAPEQASRPHEVDHRADIYALGATLYHAVTGRTPFQGRTPMEVLIEHAHTPPRPPVELVPDLPHGLSDLIVTMLSKRPEDRPQTYDEVEDQLSSFRDAKPLRQGGIEPAVTTPRSSLWRSLMSSRRDTTNRSDWAG
- a CDS encoding phosphodiester glycosidase family protein — its product is MTQFQHQEASQLRRRRHRATAAWIVWGLMIGGLVFAWVPAQSVRGQDALEAPAVRIDQLDADTLKHAWRPLFRGVDHLALAAETPRRLRGQALRIDLTTPGLSFVVSPSNGERPLEADSVTTSAFLAAEGLDAAINCAPFGPVVNDSGVPQDIVGLAIREGMVISPPDPAYDALVLDRSNHARIVSQQALIEGGEQGLEGIWTACGGFKIILKAGEILPGDDPVHPRSAVGVSQDGQFLILLAIDGRQPLHSMGAMQRETADWLRKLGAWDGLNLDGGGSTSLVVRDNQGAARILNRPIHQGKPGLERPCPNHLGLKVSPRERQSP
- a CDS encoding V4R domain-containing protein, with protein sequence MATSTTSTTVPAARGNYYAEGSYTHTDVKTGVTRNRVGTRICCLTSDFLIGFRKAIIDECGPAADGVFYSCGKTWGKGFAKRFETELSEFYGGPLVNAPMSLFEACLTEAASHHGWGRLSLDCSHYDKGVLVVTVKNAIMASLIGASETPADSLLAGTFAGFFSHFAGFELECVQTQCAAMGHPESKFVISHPQRLTTAADQVRQKVDHNTIVAGVLETKA